A stretch of Tigriopus californicus strain San Diego chromosome 11, Tcal_SD_v2.1, whole genome shotgun sequence DNA encodes these proteins:
- the LOC131890209 gene encoding uncharacterized protein LOC131890209, with protein MKWGHIGCLVMLIRMADPCGDVPTGDYDLAVSSTRPRVRREAQERPLCYPGAQQPTSRVDTTKQLKALRSAMVDLGIQAFVVPSGDAHQSEYIAEADKRLKFISGFSGSSGMAAITFNKSALWTDGRYFVQARHELDCQWLSMKGDEGGDKGILEWLDEQLPSGSKVGADSSLTGAWTWLTWKAELEHFQLELVPTLNNPLDKIWTDQPERNQDPLMVLDSRFTGQTWADKLQMIRDDLRIEGHDAFIVTALDEIAWLFNLRGKDIPYNPVFRAYAMISDKEVILYLPPEKQDQIIRDHLSAPGVHVQIKDYELIFVELPTLAQEWSSILLGKKWAYSGGGSYAIYSLIPSSKLSLDLSPIMLRKAQKNDVERQGMINANRRDAVAVIEFAAHLEETMAQGEAWDELKASEELLKRREALKFSQGPSFSSISAYGPHGAIIHYRPDNESNAPIGTDSLYLLDSGGQYLDGTTDTTRTFHFGSPTAYEKEMYTRVLQGAIDLARAVFPHGTPDTRVDILARRPLLEVGLNYRHGTGHGIGAFGFIHESPIQVRMYGKEEHVFEVGQFFSDEPGYYEAQQFGIRLETVLRVVERPILKYNELDDHGPMLGFEPVCLVPFEPKLIIYDMLNEAQTYWLNRYNRLIREKIGPLLEDNSKAYHWMWDRTELIGVPESVGNTESPDNAQNGSKGFRPVNGILAIALVVIWFQV; from the exons ATGAAGTGGGGACATATTGGGTGTTTGGTGATGTTGATCAGGATGGCTGATCCATGTGGTGATGTGCCTACGGGAGATTATGATCTCGCCGTGTCTTCCACAAGGCCAAGAGTCAGGCgagaagcccaagaaagacCACTTTGTTATCCAGGAGCGCAACAACCCACTTCCAG GGTCGACACTACCAAGCAGTTGAAAGCATTGCGATCAGCCATGGTTGACCTTGGAATTCAAGCCTTCGTTGTGCCCAGTGGCGATGCTCATCAATCTGAATACATAGCGGAGGCAGACAAGCGGCTGAAATTTATCTCGGGATTCAGCGGATCGTCAGGCATGGCTGCCATCACTTTTAACAAATCTGCTCTTTGGACGGATGGCAG GTATTTCGTTCAAGCCCGACACGAACTGGATTGTCAGTGGCTCTCCATGAAAGGAGATGAAGGAGGCGATAAAGGGATTCTGGAATGGTTGGACGAGCAACT TCCCTCTGGCTCAAAAGTAGGAGCAGATTCTTCATTAACGGGAGCATGGACTTGGTTGACTTGGAAAGCAGAATTGGAACACTTTCAGTTGGAATTGGTACCAACCCTAAACAATCCGTTGGACAAGATCTGGACCGATCAACCAGAGAGGAACCAAGATCCTTTGATGGTATTGGATAGTCGTTTTACAG GACAAACATGGGCCGACAAGTTGCAGATGATAAGAGATGATTTGCGTATCGAGGGCCACGATGCCTTCATTGTAACTGCTCTGGATGAAATCGCTTGGTTGTTCAATCTCCGAGGCAAAGACATCCCTTACAATCCTGTCTTTCGGGCCTATGCCATGATTTCGGACAAAGAAGTCATTCTTTACCTCCCTCCAGAGAAGCAAGATCAAATAATTCGGGATCATTTAAGTGCGCCAGGGGTTCACGTTCAAATTAAAGATTACGAACTCATCTTTGTTGAACTGCCCACTTTGGCCCAAGAATGGTCTTCCATTCTATTGGGCAAGAAATGGGCGTATTCGGGAGGAGGCAGCTATGCCATTTACAGTCTCATTCCGAGCTCAAAATTGAGCTTGGACTTGTCGCCGATTATGCTAAGAAAAGCTCAGAAAAACGATGTTGAACGACAAGGCATGATCAATGCGAATAGAAGAGATGCTGTCGCAGTAATTGAATTTGCTGCTCATCTGGAAGAAACCATGGCCCAAGGCGAGGCATGGGATGAGCTCAAGGCCTCCGAGGAActtttgaagagaagagaggcCCTCAAGTTTAGTCAGggtccaagcttctcttccATTTCAGCGTATGGACCCCACGGAGCTATTATCCATTATAGGCCTGATAATGAGTCAAATGCTCCTATTGGAACAGACAGTCTATATTTACTAGATTCAG GTGGTCAATACCTGGACGGAACCACGGACACCACGCGAACGTTCCACTTTGGATCCCCGACTGCTTATGAGAAAGAAATGTACACCCGTGTGTTGCAAGGGGCCATAGACTTAGCTCGAGCCGTCTTTCCTCACGGAACTCCTGATACACGGGTCGACATTTTGGCTCGGCGTCCTTTGCTCGAGGTTGGGTTGAACTACCGCCATGGAACTGGACATGGCATCGGCGCTTTCGGATTCATCCATGAATCTCCTATACAG gtgAGAATGTACGGCAAAGAGGAGCATGtgtttgaagtggggcaattCTTCTCTGATGAGCCCGGATATTATGAGGCCCAACAGTTTGGAATTCGTCTAGAGACAGTACTGAGGGTGGTAGAGCGTCCCATTTTGAAGTATAATGAACTTGACGATCACGGTCCCATGCTCGGATTTGAACCCGTATGTTTGGTTCCTTTTGAACCCAAACTCATCATCTACGACATGTTAAATGAGGCTCAAACGTATTGGTTGAACCGCTATAACCGGTTGATCCGAGAAAAAATCGGGCCTCTACTGGAGGATAACTCCAA GGCATACCATTGGATGTGGGACCGAACTGAGCTCATCGGTGTACCAGAAAGTGTGGGGAATACTGAATCTCCTGACAACGCCCAAAATGGCTCCAAGGGTTTTAGGCCGGTAAACGGGATCCTCGCCATAGCTTTGGTTGTGATCTGGTTTCAAGTTTGA
- the LOC131890210 gene encoding beta-1,3-glucan-binding protein-like has product MPSITNLAVFVCASLVFIGTVNADKSLTTSKTNGVRRSHMAGELIFSDEFDQLDFDKWQHELTMSGGGNWEFQVYWNNRSNSFVKDSILHLKPTLIADRFGEDFVRTGVLSLWGGTPADYCTQNDYYGCERAGAGNNIINPVASARLRTVKSFAFTYGTVEIRAKTPTGDWLWPAMWLLPENQEFGQWPSSGEIDLMESRGNRDLTLNGNNIGVEQVSHTLHYGVDYFMNGFENAHFESQRAAPNSWNMDFHVYKLDWTPDFIAWYIDDVETGRINIGDGGFWDIGEFEAKFPGVANPWAGEHKSAPFNKDFYIILNNAVGGTGGYWPDAAVNGPYPRPWAPGSDHASGEFWDAKDSWYPTWDGENAALQVDYVRVYAL; this is encoded by the exons ATGCCTTCTATTACAAATTTGGCCGTTTTTGTTTGCgcctctttggtcttcattgGGACAGTCAATGCCGACAAGTCCTTAACCACCAGTAAGACCAATGGCGTCCGAAGGAGTCACATGGCGGGTGAGCTCATCTTTAGTGACGAATTCGACCAACTCGACTTCGACAAATGGCAACACGAACTTACCATGTCTGGTGGAGGCAATTGGGAGTTCCAG GTGTACTGGAACAATCGGTCCAACTCGTTTGTGAAGGACTCCATTCTGCACTTGAAGCCCACTTTGATAGCTGATCGATTTGGCGAAGACTTTGTCCGAACTGGGGTGTTGAGCCTTTGGGGAGGCACTCCCGCTGATTATTGTACCCAAAATGATTACTATGGCTGTGAGCGAGCTGGAGCTGGCAACAACATCATTAATCCCGTAGCTAGTGCCAGGTTGAGGACTGTCAAGTCATTTGCCTTCACCTATGGAACCGTTGAG aTCCGAGCTAAAACTCCCACGGGAGACTGGCTTTGGCCTGCCATGTGGCTTTTGCCCGAGAACCAGGAATTCGGTCAATGGCCCTCCAGTGGCGAGATTGATCTGATGGAATCCCGAGGAAACCGGGACTTGACCCTCAATGGCAATAACATTGGAGTCGAGCAAGTGTCGCACACTCTCCATTACGGAGTGGACTACTTCATGAACGGCTTTGAGAACGCCCACTTTGAATCCCAACGAGCCGCGCCCAATTCGTGGAACATGGACTTCCACGTGTACAAG CTTGACTGGACCCCGGATTTCATCGCTTGGTACATTGACGACGTCGAGACTGGACGCATTAACATTGGCGACGGTGGATTTTGGGACATTGGAGAATTTGAAGCCAAGTTCCCTGGCGTGGCCAATCCTTGGGCAGGCGAGCACAAGAGTGCCCCATTCAACAAGGACTTCTACATCATCTTGAACAATGCCGTGGGAGGAACTGGCGG TTATTGGCCTGACGCAGCCGTGAATGGGCCTTATCCTCGCCCATGGGCCCCTGGATCTGACCATGCCTCTGGCGAATTCTGGGACGCCAAGGACAGCTGGTACCCCACTTGGGACGGCGAGAATGCCGCTCTCCAGGTGGACTATGTCCGAGTTTATGCACTTTGA
- the LOC131890406 gene encoding uncharacterized protein LOC131890406 isoform X2 — protein sequence MNETPISWMDLKRQNCQILKTKKSNDYISTSDTKSIPDCIMAFKSNATCIGSSSPNGFQNCSVESVPQAEFVDAKGLELIKKAFASFRALGFTEIGECLMQRKVFPSLEAKSTKVTPFEDYFEVTEIVGDEIDLKIKFRKKGFASILFCTMGDQTTIRFDDESFVILHEKQTRFFVLTDHSSVKITWPPFQDSLGFQDIQEKLKWIKMKTSSKIQIVKMKWANSTDIEACLSKTTKSNHLLVPLLYGGTFVGVLILLLICFCYACIRSKSPKQPCELEPVNLSAERSRDATTSDYIFEISNDNEYYGQ from the coding sequence ATGAATGAGACTCCCATTTCATGGATGGATTTAAAACGACAAAACTGCCAAATCCTCAAGACCAAGAAAAGTAACGACTATATTTCAACGTCGGACACTAAAAGCATCCCCGATTGCATCATGGCCTTTAAATCTAATGCCACGTGTATTGGTTCTTCTTCACCCAATGGGTTTCAGAATTGCTCCGTGGAAAGTGTCCCCCAAGCCGAATTTGTTGACGCAAAAGGCTTGGAATTaatcaaaaaagcatttgccTCATTTAGGGCTTTAGGGTTTACAGAAATTGGAGAATGCCTGATGCAAAGGAAAGTTTTCCCATCGCTTGAGGCCAAATCCACAAAAGTCACTCCATTTGAAGACTATTTTGAGGTCACTGAAATTGTCGGAGACGAGATCGATTTGAAAATTaagtttcgaaaaaaagggTTTGCTTCTATATTGTTTTGTACGATGGGTGATCAAACCACCATCCGATTTGATGATGAGTCGTTCGTGATCCTTCACGAAAAACAGACCCGTTTTTTCGTGCTTACGGACCATAGTAGTGTGAAAATCACTTGGCCACCATTTCAAGACAGCCTGGGATTCCAagatattcaagaaaaattgaaatggataaaaatgaaaacatcctctaaaatacaaattgtcaaaatgaagtggGCCAACAGCACCGACATTGAAGCGTGTCTATCTAAGACGACCAAGAGCAACCACCTTCTTGTTCCATTGCTTTATGGAGGGACTTTTGTTGGGGTTTTGATTCTTTTATTGATCTGTTTTTGTTACGCATGCATCCGATCCAAAAGTCCTAAACAGCCCTGTGAACTGGAACCTGTCAATTTGTCTGCGGAAAGATCGAGAGACGCTACCACATCGGACTACATATTTGAAATATCTAATGACAACGAATATTATGGACAGTGA
- the LOC131890406 gene encoding uncharacterized protein LOC131890406 isoform X3 produces the protein MALESKSMTQVLTILLAVVLSQTLTVNGFFLPSSSSSTFSTKEGRQTDLASMPEGDIMVMKDNQRAQYSCFPWVFNPGCYLNSLVDWNWVCRTNTLGWEQCEIMSTTRLVNSETDAEDDSVVTLVDNYGDLEEELDENLEEILENSKRKTSEDVLKEVNELQKVREDIKALNRVRLPPNETVEA, from the exons ATGGCCCTCGAATCCAAATCT ATGACCCAGGTGCTGACCATCCTCTTGGCTGTGGTTCTCAGTCAGACCCTCACTGTCAATGGATTCTTCCTCccatcttcctcctcctctacCTTTTCTACCAAAGAGGGTCGACAAACGGATTTGGCTTCCATGCCCGAGGGAGATATTATGGTGATGAAAGACAACCAAAGAGCTCAGTACTCCTGCTTCCCGTGGGTCTTCAATCCAG GATGCTATTTGAACTCATTGGTGGACTGGAATTGGGTTTGCCGAACCAACACCTTGGGCTGGGAACAATGCGAGATCATGTCCACCACGAGGCTGGTCAACTCCGAAACAGACGCTGAAGACGATAGCGTGGTGACCCTGGTGGACAACTACGGGGATCTAGAGGAGGAACTGGACGAGAATCTGGAGGAAATCCTCGAAAACTCCAAGCGGAAAACGAGTGAAGATGTCCTGAAGGAGgtgaatgaattgcaaaagGTCCGAGAAGACATCAAGGCCCTGAATCGGGTTCGACTCCCGCCCAATGAGACGGTGGAAGCGTAA
- the LOC131890406 gene encoding uncharacterized protein LOC131890406 isoform X1, whose amino-acid sequence MRLLVWLFGLALFFETISAQNSVSPDFQCSKTCNKWDKTTPGSHSKAIESCTLMTKVSDETSSENNPNHQERLANVSPFCIKSNSSNESQLQFCTMNETPISWMDLKRQNCQILKTKKSNDYISTSDTKSIPDCIMAFKSNATCIGSSSPNGFQNCSVESVPQAEFVDAKGLELIKKAFASFRALGFTEIGECLMQRKVFPSLEAKSTKVTPFEDYFEVTEIVGDEIDLKIKFRKKGFASILFCTMGDQTTIRFDDESFVILHEKQTRFFVLTDHSSVKITWPPFQDSLGFQDIQEKLKWIKMKTSSKIQIVKMKWANSTDIEACLSKTTKSNHLLVPLLYGGTFVGVLILLLICFCYACIRSKSPKQPCELEPVNLSAERSRDATTSDYIFEISNDNEYYGQ is encoded by the exons ATGAGATTGTTGGTTTGGCTGTTCGGACTTGCCCTGTTTTTTGAGACAATTTCCGCTCAAAACAGTGTATCACCTGATTTTCAATGTTCGAAAACGTGTAATAAGTGGGATAAAACCACTCCAGGCAGTCATTCAAAAGCCATTGAATCATGCACATTGATGACTAAGGTCAGTGACGAAACATCCTCAGAAAACAATCCAAACCATCAGGAGCGCCTCGCCAATG TCAGTCCTTTTTGTATCAAGTCGAATTCTTCAAACGAGTCGCAGTTGCAGTTTTGCACCATGAATGAGACTCCCATTTCATGGATGGATTTAAAACGACAAAACTGCCAAATCCTCAAGACCAAGAAAAGTAACGACTATATTTCAACGTCGGACACTAAAAGCATCCCCGATTGCATCATGGCCTTTAAATCTAATGCCACGTGTATTGGTTCTTCTTCACCCAATGGGTTTCAGAATTGCTCCGTGGAAAGTGTCCCCCAAGCCGAATTTGTTGACGCAAAAGGCTTGGAATTaatcaaaaaagcatttgccTCATTTAGGGCTTTAGGGTTTACAGAAATTGGAGAATGCCTGATGCAAAGGAAAGTTTTCCCATCGCTTGAGGCCAAATCCACAAAAGTCACTCCATTTGAAGACTATTTTGAGGTCACTGAAATTGTCGGAGACGAGATCGATTTGAAAATTaagtttcgaaaaaaagggTTTGCTTCTATATTGTTTTGTACGATGGGTGATCAAACCACCATCCGATTTGATGATGAGTCGTTCGTGATCCTTCACGAAAAACAGACCCGTTTTTTCGTGCTTACGGACCATAGTAGTGTGAAAATCACTTGGCCACCATTTCAAGACAGCCTGGGATTCCAagatattcaagaaaaattgaaatggataaaaatgaaaacatcctctaaaatacaaattgtcaaaatgaagtggGCCAACAGCACCGACATTGAAGCGTGTCTATCTAAGACGACCAAGAGCAACCACCTTCTTGTTCCATTGCTTTATGGAGGGACTTTTGTTGGGGTTTTGATTCTTTTATTGATCTGTTTTTGTTACGCATGCATCCGATCCAAAAGTCCTAAACAGCCCTGTGAACTGGAACCTGTCAATTTGTCTGCGGAAAGATCGAGAGACGCTACCACATCGGACTACATATTTGAAATATCTAATGACAACGAATATTATGGACAGTGA